GCAGTACAGACATCTATTTCTACACTAAGCTCAAAACTATAAACAGAAAATTCTGTAACATTAATATCTACAAATTAATTTTACATGATACCAGTTATTTTGTGCCCCATATTCATTAGAAATATAAATTACTTTACCTTTAATTACATTTCCCTAGGCTACTCAAGCAGCAAACTGCATTAAGTGCTAGGAGGGTACCATCACGATACATGCCCGACTGGCTCTTCGCCACCACTGGTGAAACCACTACCCAACTGGAGAAGCCTTTAAATCGCACGTCCCTCCCTATTAGATGACTAGGATGTATGGGCGACATTTTTCTAATCTTTGTGACGTTACAGGGACCACTTTAATGCGATCAGGATTCCAACGACCACCTAATTTCGTATCTTTCAACTCTTTTCGACCAGGACCTCATTCGGAAGCGTTACAGGAGGAACAGCTCTCAACTTAAGGACCAGATCTCGTTATTTCTCAGGGGGTCGCTGCAACCTGGCACTTTAAGGAATGCTCCGATATTGTCTAGACCAGCAACGGATCTAGAGGAGGCCAACTGACACTGGAGGAGCTGACTGGCAAATTCAACCAGGCCCAACCAAAAGTGGACCAAGACAGAGCGATAAGGATAACCCACAGGCACTCCTCGTCACGAGGCCCGACACACAGATAGGCTGGCAAATAAAGGGTTAATATTTGGTTAAAATtgatataaaaacaataaaaaagaaaaaattcctacccaaatatttacaaaacattactagttttaattagaCATTTCCCAAATATTTACAGCTTAGAACtgaagtttatatatatatatatatatatatagatacgaTACATTACTGTAATTCTGTATGTACATTATCTATTTTAAAATTACAGTAGAAATAAAATTAGTTTTATATACCCATAAACTGAAGGATATTAAATTTCGGTTAATCACTTCTACAAACCTGCCAGCTCACTCTTGAAGACAAGTTTTCACTATTAGACGATTTTCTGTTCTACTGGTGGCGCATTTctaagaaaaatcataaaatagtGTTATAATTTAAGCTAAATGCTCAAGGTCATGGTCTCAATTTAAGAACTAGAACATAAGCCAATTGAAACTACAAATGTTtccatttttaaatacataagtTATCCTAAAACTAAGAATTTTAGTGCCAAAAACAAGGGCCATAAAaacccaagacaaaaaaaaagaaacctcaaaAAGGTTCCCACTAAAACTATGCATGTTTAATATTAAGAATGTTCTAAATCAGAGTTTTAACTGCATATTACATTACACAAAAAATTCTTAATTTAAGCTAATCAGTACTTTCCCTAGCAGTATTCCAAGACCTGGAAGCACCCATTAAGAAGAGCAGAACTGTGACCAAACCTGAGATTTGTGGTAATGCATTGTTTGCAATCCTGACAGTTTTAGAAGAAAGCATACTTGTACGTATGGCAATTCAGTATTATCTTAGTGACAAGTATAttgttcattttgaaatccttaaGGCATTAATTAGTCCACACCGATTAGGATGTCAAAAGATATTGTACACCTGCATAAATCAAACCCTATTCCATGCAAGCTAACACTTCTGATTATGGCTGTTACCAGTTTTTAAGGAATGTGAACAGCTGCTGAAAGACTGATAGAAGCATACACACAGCAATACTTAACATACTGTATGTCCATACAACAATCCAGTCAAAAACTGgtgggaaaaaaaatagaaaatttggCTGGCAGCCAAGTTAAGAGCCAGTGgaaattttttacctttttttttttttgtaagaccGGTGGGGGCGGAGATTCTTATTTTGCCTACTTATTCATTCTATTTGCCTCATCCCCTTCCTccagtttttttaaactattgtcTTGGCCTCCCCTGCACAATATGGGCCAGTTCCATTGACAGCACAAGTAATTAAATTCTACATTGCTAGCCTAACCGTCTATGCATCCTCACAATACCACTGTCCCTGCTGTGTGAAATGGCAAAACAAGATGTATTGACAAGTACAAAGATACTGAGCTGCACACCTTCTGTCATTACGTGGGCGACGACTACTAAAACGATCAGTATACCttcctctgcctcttcctccaccacctcctctggagcGAGCTCTTGCATGTTCAATTGTAACTCTACATAGGAAACCCCACATATTTAGTATTAACAGCAATTGTTAAGTTATGTATTTAATATTCAATATCTTAGAACATTTGAATTATCTGtattctatatttatatttaagcTTATATACCCTCCTTTCAGGTCTAAAGGCTGGAAAAGTCTGGCTTACAGTCAAAAAACAGTTTCATTATATACATAATTACATTATATAATACAATTTATAACATAGTATACAATAGGAACAAACATCAAGAATTCAAATTACATACCTACTACCCATATTAGCTAATCAAACTTTAAGCTCCCAGATAAAAAGAGCACACCAGGTTCCACAAAGTGGCACATATCaacatttttataatatataaaCATTTGAAAACTAAGCAGAATTTACCTTTCACTACATAGTTCTTTTCCATCCAGTTCATAAACTGCATCATCTGCATCTCTAGGATCCTCAAATTCCTATTGAGCGAGTGTCGAGATCAATTGAAAATCTACTGTATTTCTAATACTGATACCAATATAAGCCTGTTTTACAAAATCTAGCAAGGTGCAGTTATTTAATAGAGGTTATTATGCTATACTTGTATTCCACCCTCCTTGAATCAGGTTCACCCCAAAGCAGTTAAAATGAACAGAGAAGCATTTGTATATACCAAGACTAAGGTTAATTTATGCTGCCAAATAATTATTCTAAATACCTTTGCAAGCCTCAAATTCATGAAAGAAAATGTATCTTGGCTCATTACTGTGCAATTGTTCTCATCACAGAGGGATAAACTAATTTGGCTGTTTAATCTTCAAAATGTATTCAATATTGTTTACACAagttaaaatacaaaattatgtaATATGTTAATATTACTTTTTcaaggagaggggagagactgTTGCAAAGATTGTGGACTTAGTGGTTTTATAAATTATGATCAACTTTGAGCTGCATGTGAAATCAGTGTTAAATATTCACCATCAAGAGACTTCTCTACCCTCCCAATTCAAAGAACTGCAACCTTTTACAAAGAAAAGACATGCAATGTATctattccattttttaaaatcttcacAAACTCCAGTTAttgattaaaaatattttaacttaCCACAAATCCAAAGCCTCTTTTCAAATCGATGTCTCTAATGCGACCATACCCCTTGAAAAATCTCTCAACATCTTTTTCTCTGGCAGCTGGGTTCAGCCTGCCAATGAATACTCGACAGCCACTCATTCTGCCTGCGAACTGGATTCAAGCTAAGAAAATAAATGAGAAGTGCTTTGATTACAGCGAGGAGATATATTTGCAACGGAAGAAAACGTCCACTTAAGTCTAAGCCTCCAGGAGGGAGAGATGCGATTCAGGCAATAGGACGAGGGCTTCTGGCACTGCTATTTTCTACGCCTCCGAGATTGCATCAGCTCCGAGGGCGCGACTGTGACCCGCCGCACCATGTACACAACCTTCATCCACCATCTTGTGTCCTGCCTGCCATCCTCGATAAGCTTTGCCCACACAAATCAGGCACCAGTCtcagtaccaaaaaaaaaaaaaacccaaacccgaCATTCCGGACAAGCTTTCAAGAAATTGCTCTCATGCGAAGAAAACCCATTACCTCTTCTATCAGAGTTTAGAGGAAGTTATAAGTTGCTAGTCgatattttgttttgtgggtttttttttttttttttaacacgtaTACTGGGGAGTTACGCGCGCGATTCGACGAGCGGGAGATCCGCAGTAGTAGCGCGCGCGATTCTTGGGAGGTACGGCAACGcctgcacaaaatggcgccggcgaggCGGCCTTAGAAGCGCGTGACACAAAGGCGAACCGCCATCAGTTTTCTAAAACCTAAAATCCACGATATTAAAGAAAgcgggtgggggtgggaggtgaaATACACCCAACCGAAATGATATTAAACCTATCAATGCCATTTCTTCGACTCTATAAAAGGGAAATTCAGATCCACCATTTTGAGTGAACCGTGACGCAGATACATTTTACTGCGCGAAAGCAGTCCAGGCCTGACTCCGCGTGTCTAATTTTTCTTCTCCAGCCCTAGCCTCCCATACTCTACAAATACTCCCTTTTCAATTTTGACTATCTACCCGAAGCGATCAATAACTAGACGCaccaggggggggggaattcaaaATACCCCAAGGATCGCAATACTtggatttaaaagaaaaacataatcTTTTCCCCAATTATGAATTTTTTGTTTAAGTCGCCCAATATGTCTTCTCCCAGATCGAAGTTACCTTCCTGACGAATCTCCGCTGACTGACGCACTACCAACTCTACAACCGCAGAAAATGGAGCTGCTTCTGCCACGTCACTTCCGCAATGCGGCAGTTTAGTGTCACGTGATGCATAGTCGACTTCGTTAGACCGTGGAAAGCTCTGACTGTAAAAGCATGGTGTGGCGTTAGCcgattctttttttatttagtaAGAGGAGCGCGCGGGAATCTTGCTTTCTTTTAAGATCGAATGCGAATAAATTGGATTTCCTTACAGAGCGACTGCCTGTCATTTAAAATTCACGTCTGTTTATTGCTTAGCAGTGGTAACAAATTAATACTATTTGCACAAAAACACTTAAGACTTTTTAGGTTTACATGCTGAAGATAAAAAGTTGGAAGGATGCAAGCATAGGGGGACGATATAGGTCTCTATCAAATAAAACGTTTTAGCCAGTCCAATCCTATTACGTGCTTAGAGATGTAATTTTATTTCCCCCAATTGAGTTGGCCAGGAaaaactacataagaacataaaatatgccatactgggtcagaccaagagtccatcaagcccagtatcctgtttccaacagtgaccaatccaagtcacaagtacagtacctggcaagtaccaaaacattagagagatcacaaactactattgcttattaattaatgttatagcagtttatggattaaccttttttaaacccagttacactaactgctgtaaccaggttctctggcaatgaattccaagctTAACTTTGCACTGAGTgaagaataattttctttgatttgttttaaatgagctacttgctatcttcatggagtgccccctggtgttTCTCTTATCTGAGAAGggaaaataaccgatttacattaacttgttcaagtcctttcatgatttgtagacttctatcatatcccccttcagtcgactcttctccaaactgaacagccctaacttctttagcctttcctcatagagcagccgttccatgccccttattattttggtcacccttctctgcactttctccagtgcagctatatcctttttgagatgcagcgaccagaactgcacacagtattcaaggtgcggtctcaccatggagcaatacagaggcattatgacatcatccgttttttttttcatttccttcttaataattcctaatattctgtttgactttttgattgccacagtacactgggccgatgatttcaatgtattatccactatgatgcctagatctagaTCTTCACTGTTTGTTGTAGATTAGACTGCAGAAATTTGTCTTTTTTATTGTCTTATtgagattatgtatgtttttaactgtaaaccgttttgactaaatttttatttgtaaaagcggtatacaaacacttttaaataaataaataaatctatctctttcctgggtggtaactcctaacaggccgatacagaaagaaacgcgggcgagcgcacaggccagtgtcctgggcgcgcgatccagtaaagaaaaatatgctaattagggcccgcggtaaaaggatgcgctagggacactagcgcatccatagcgcctcctttttgacaggagcggcggctgtcagcgggtttgatagccgatgctcaatttttccggcgtcggttctcgagcccactgacagccacgagttcggaaactggacgccggcaaaattgagcatcaggttttcaacccgcgagccgtgggctgatttaaaaaaaaaaattttattttaaattatttttgacttttggga
This DNA window, taken from Rhinatrema bivittatum unplaced genomic scaffold, aRhiBiv1.1, whole genome shotgun sequence, encodes the following:
- the LOC115082004 gene encoding serine/arginine-rich splicing factor 5-like encodes the protein MSGCRVFIGRLNPAAREKDVERFFKGYGRIRDIDLKRGFGFVEFEDPRDADDAVYELDGKELCSERVTIEHARARSRGGGGGRGRGRYTDRFSSRRPRNDRRNAPPVEQKIV